One Roseimaritima multifibrata DNA window includes the following coding sequences:
- a CDS encoding class I SAM-dependent methyltransferase, whose product MRIASTNNGKRVVGSSRLNTANSNKSTGEKTSETQALVQGEQRLLTVLDSVQADFEIPSADANEIAMAVDRLFHELRSIRQSVSVQEWKALIQIGRQHPVCSLVHQDPFTARAFNKPRGYAGDAVMMDYIYGREEDWERPAATRLGEAIFRYTTGAPASAGVRERRCYVAELLDGIAKRQTNQEVLAVAAGHCREASLSLAIRRQQFDRFVAMDADQESLEEVRRCYGRFGIDPEVANIRQMLSGKIKLGKFDVIYSTGLYDYLAESTAARLTANLFECLNPGGKLVIANFLPEIRDIGYMEMFMDWHLIYRDRTDMLGLASQIPVSAIGEIRLVAEPNDNIIVIEISKR is encoded by the coding sequence ATGAGAATTGCTTCAACGAACAATGGAAAACGAGTCGTTGGTTCGAGTCGTTTAAATACAGCGAACAGCAATAAGTCGACCGGAGAAAAAACTTCAGAGACGCAAGCTCTGGTACAGGGAGAGCAACGGCTGCTTACGGTTTTAGATAGCGTCCAAGCCGATTTTGAAATCCCTTCGGCCGATGCCAACGAAATCGCGATGGCCGTCGACCGACTGTTTCATGAACTCCGCTCAATCCGTCAAAGCGTTAGCGTGCAGGAGTGGAAGGCTCTGATTCAAATCGGCAGACAACACCCGGTTTGCAGTCTGGTGCACCAAGATCCGTTTACCGCTCGAGCCTTCAACAAGCCGCGTGGGTATGCCGGGGATGCCGTGATGATGGATTACATCTATGGTCGTGAAGAGGATTGGGAACGCCCCGCGGCAACCCGTCTTGGAGAGGCGATCTTTCGCTATACGACCGGCGCACCCGCATCTGCAGGCGTTCGGGAAAGACGTTGTTACGTCGCCGAACTGTTGGATGGGATCGCCAAACGCCAAACCAATCAGGAAGTTCTGGCGGTTGCCGCTGGTCATTGCCGTGAAGCAAGTCTTTCGCTTGCCATACGACGTCAACAATTCGATCGCTTTGTTGCGATGGATGCGGACCAAGAAAGCTTAGAAGAAGTTCGTCGGTGTTACGGCAGATTTGGGATCGACCCCGAGGTCGCAAACATCCGTCAGATGCTGTCAGGGAAAATCAAACTCGGTAAATTTGATGTGATCTATTCGACGGGGTTGTACGATTATCTCGCCGAATCGACCGCGGCCCGGCTGACCGCCAACCTCTTCGAGTGTTTGAATCCCGGCGGTAAATTGGTGATCGCCAATTTCTTGCCCGAGATCCGCGACATCGGCTACATGGAAATGTTCATGGACTGGCATCTGATCTATCGGGATCGAACCGATATGCTTGGGTTAGCAAGCCAGATCCCAGTATCCGCAATCGGAGAGATTCGATTGGTAGCGGAACCCAACGATAATATCATCGTGATTGAAATTTCAAAACGATAG
- a CDS encoding EamA family transporter — MNWILLAVGSSLLLGIYDITKKKAAHGNAVPAVLLISVCVGALLWIPLVTWASVDPTSQPITRLRVEPLSYYSHGLIVLKSILVGFSWTCSLFALKHLPLSIAAPIRSSSPLWTIAIATLFLGERPSMGQWVGIAIVLLAFWRFSILGSREGINFRRDRWVGCMILATLSGAVSSIYDKYLLQTALIPPATLQAWFSIYLVPVMVPLFLWWFFCERSEKPFHFHWSILAISPLLLTADMLYFTAVADPEALISVISTVRRCSVVVAFAYGARYLQEAQWRPKAWCVAAILLGVMILTCAP, encoded by the coding sequence ATGAACTGGATCCTGCTTGCTGTCGGTTCGTCGCTGTTGTTGGGGATCTACGACATCACCAAGAAGAAGGCTGCACACGGCAACGCAGTCCCTGCGGTCCTACTGATCAGTGTCTGCGTTGGTGCTCTGTTGTGGATTCCATTGGTGACCTGGGCATCCGTTGACCCGACGTCGCAGCCCATAACACGCCTGCGCGTCGAACCGCTGTCTTACTACAGCCACGGCTTGATTGTTTTAAAAAGCATCCTGGTCGGGTTCTCCTGGACCTGTTCATTGTTCGCGTTAAAACATCTGCCACTATCGATCGCGGCCCCCATCCGATCCAGCAGCCCGTTGTGGACAATTGCCATCGCCACGCTTTTTCTTGGCGAACGTCCTTCAATGGGACAGTGGGTCGGGATTGCGATTGTGTTGTTGGCGTTCTGGCGGTTTTCGATTCTTGGCAGTCGCGAGGGAATCAATTTCCGTCGAGACCGTTGGGTTGGCTGCATGATTTTGGCGACGCTAAGTGGGGCCGTTAGTTCGATCTACGATAAATACTTATTGCAAACCGCACTTATCCCCCCTGCGACGCTTCAGGCATGGTTCAGTATCTACCTCGTTCCGGTAATGGTTCCGTTGTTTCTGTGGTGGTTCTTTTGCGAACGATCCGAAAAACCTTTTCACTTCCACTGGTCGATCCTGGCAATCAGTCCGCTCTTGCTAACGGCCGACATGCTTTATTTCACCGCGGTCGCCGACCCCGAAGCCCTTATTTCGGTCATCTCCACGGTGCGTCGCTGCAGTGTGGTCGTCGCCTTCGCCTACGGAGCGAGGTATTTGCAGGAAGCCCAATGGCGTCCCAAGGCATGGTGTGTCGCAGCGATACTGCTGGGCGTGATGATTCTCACCTGCGCCCCATAA
- a CDS encoding alpha/beta hydrolase family protein, which translates to MQRNRPTDHDARLTEFATSKRSGFLPLLVLGLAAGLSLGFESPSVASDALKKDAINAKGSPSPKPSPPKAREVEIVSTVDQSVQPSKFYATTKSKPAPLIVALHSWSGDFRQKTPFEEMAIAADWNYVHPNFRGPNRSFDACMSDKALADIDDAIDYALKHGNVDRENILVVGGSGGGLATLGFFLRSKHDLQACQAWVPISDIEDWYHESRRRGSKYADDVIASTSPSGTKTAGSLNTAECKKRSPIHWDFPAEAPSEIRIYAGLLDGRTGSVPISHSIRFWNRLVEHYGSPEDAVSPEELVDLLSLNVPAQTDTEMLEDRQVVFSKTAKFGSLKIFDGGHETLHKASFQQLKDSLSTEAK; encoded by the coding sequence ATGCAACGAAACCGCCCCACCGATCACGACGCCCGTCTAACAGAATTTGCAACATCGAAGCGATCGGGATTCCTCCCGTTGTTAGTCCTGGGTCTGGCCGCTGGCCTGTCGCTCGGATTCGAATCCCCATCGGTCGCGTCCGACGCCCTCAAAAAAGACGCGATCAACGCGAAAGGGAGTCCGTCGCCCAAACCTTCCCCTCCCAAGGCCCGGGAAGTTGAGATCGTTTCCACGGTGGATCAATCGGTTCAACCGTCTAAATTCTACGCAACCACCAAATCAAAGCCGGCGCCACTGATCGTTGCCCTGCATAGCTGGTCGGGTGATTTTCGCCAGAAAACTCCGTTTGAAGAAATGGCGATCGCTGCGGACTGGAATTACGTCCATCCCAACTTCCGCGGTCCCAATCGCAGTTTCGACGCCTGCATGAGCGACAAAGCCCTTGCGGACATCGATGATGCGATTGACTACGCCCTGAAACACGGCAACGTGGACCGCGAAAACATTTTAGTTGTGGGAGGCTCGGGCGGCGGTTTGGCAACACTCGGTTTCTTTCTGCGTTCCAAACACGATTTGCAAGCTTGCCAAGCATGGGTGCCGATTTCGGACATCGAAGACTGGTATCACGAATCCCGCCGCCGAGGGTCTAAGTATGCCGATGATGTGATCGCAAGTACTTCCCCGTCTGGTACCAAAACAGCCGGATCGCTTAATACCGCCGAATGCAAAAAACGCTCCCCCATTCATTGGGATTTTCCGGCCGAAGCACCATCGGAGATTCGTATTTATGCGGGTCTGTTAGATGGCCGAACCGGTAGCGTTCCCATCTCGCATTCGATCCGTTTCTGGAACCGTTTGGTCGAACACTATGGTTCGCCCGAGGACGCGGTTTCCCCGGAAGAATTAGTCGATCTGCTATCGCTAAACGTTCCCGCCCAAACCGATACGGAAATGCTAGAGGATCGCCAAGTGGTTTTCTCGAAAACGGCAAAGTTCGGATCGTTGAAAATTTTTGACGGGGGACACGAAACGCTTCACAAAGCTTCTTTCCAACAACTGAAAGACTCGCTCTCCACCGAAGCCAAATAA
- a CDS encoding HD domain-containing phosphohydrolase: MKDKLSTENTHVLVVDDDPIAAETLQHALTEYGYPTTIANDGVEAIHHVRTGKFRIVISDIEMPRMNGIELCREIRERSLCDYTYLILLTGRCDTESVIEGLDAGADDYMSKPFSPSELRMRIRAGERLLLQESRELMIFALAKLADSRDNETGSHLERIREFCRALCGELSSWEDYKEVIDGIYIQSIYESSPLHDIGKVGIPDRILLKPGKLTDDEFAIMSMHSQIGADTLQSVVDAHPEATVLKMAYQIALTHHERWDGTGYPRGLSGEQIPLCGRIVAVADVYDALTSERVYKKAFSHEKAVQIIREGAGTHFDPDIVKAFLRLEDFFRKIKTDFNESAERKDAEFLPRFKRNLEIVSSLQTL; the protein is encoded by the coding sequence ATGAAGGATAAGCTATCGACTGAAAACACGCATGTACTCGTCGTCGACGACGACCCGATCGCAGCGGAAACGCTTCAACATGCGTTGACGGAATATGGGTATCCAACAACCATTGCCAACGATGGCGTGGAAGCGATTCACCATGTCCGGACGGGGAAATTCCGCATTGTCATTTCCGATATCGAAATGCCTCGCATGAACGGAATCGAACTCTGCCGCGAGATTCGAGAGCGGAGTTTGTGCGATTACACCTACCTAATCCTGCTGACTGGACGATGTGACACCGAAAGCGTTATCGAGGGCTTGGATGCGGGTGCGGACGACTATATGTCCAAACCGTTCAGCCCAAGTGAACTGAGAATGCGCATTCGAGCGGGCGAGCGGTTGCTGCTGCAAGAAAGTCGCGAGTTAATGATTTTTGCTTTGGCAAAGCTTGCCGACAGCCGTGACAATGAAACCGGAAGCCACCTGGAGCGGATCCGTGAGTTCTGTCGAGCCCTTTGCGGGGAACTGTCCAGCTGGGAAGATTACAAAGAAGTCATCGACGGGATTTACATCCAATCGATCTATGAATCCAGCCCACTGCATGATATCGGCAAGGTTGGGATCCCCGATCGCATCCTGTTAAAACCAGGAAAGCTAACGGACGATGAATTTGCAATCATGTCGATGCACTCGCAGATCGGAGCCGACACGTTGCAAAGTGTCGTCGACGCTCATCCTGAAGCGACCGTTCTGAAAATGGCCTACCAGATTGCTCTTACCCACCACGAACGCTGGGACGGGACGGGTTATCCTAGAGGACTATCAGGCGAACAGATTCCACTATGTGGACGAATTGTTGCCGTGGCCGACGTCTATGACGCCTTAACGAGCGAACGCGTGTACAAAAAGGCCTTCTCTCACGAAAAAGCAGTGCAGATCATCCGAGAGGGCGCTGGCACCCATTTTGATCCCGATATCGTGAAGGCATTCCTACGCTTGGAAGATTTCTTCCGAAAGATCAAAACCGATTTCAACGAATCGGCCGAACGTAAAGATGCTGAATTCTTGCCGCGATTCAAACGCAATCTGGAAATTGTTTCTTCACTACAGACGCTCTAA
- a CDS encoding DNA-3-methyladenine glycosylase has product MLIWFNCNGRADSDKQSESASKRQIPGKCQAPGPKKAFRGMTDDVTLARGGNNPGKLCQYFVRVSAENLPGGNLQT; this is encoded by the coding sequence GTGCTAATTTGGTTCAATTGCAACGGTCGTGCCGATTCCGACAAGCAGAGCGAATCCGCATCGAAACGCCAAATTCCTGGCAAATGTCAGGCTCCAGGGCCCAAAAAGGCATTCCGCGGCATGACAGACGATGTCACCCTCGCTCGCGGGGGCAACAACCCCGGCAAACTATGTCAATATTTCGTACGGGTTTCCGCAGAAAATCTGCCGGGAGGTAATTTGCAGACCTAG
- a CDS encoding ATP-binding protein has product MTTIAGAALENADGFLRLKQINDTLEQRVLERTQAAEDRARQLTVSNEQLLATEDNLKRAIVQANTANEAKSRFLATISHEIRTPLNGILGMTCLASKATEDSRLIGYLNSVELSGQSLLTLINDLLDFSKLEAGKMELEQIPTDLSQVAGEVCRLLAASAWQKNLELVCDLDPFLPRTVIGDPSRIRQILMNLVGNAIKFTETGHICLAIRTVEESSRSSTIQFTVQDSGIGIAHEHIDKVFESFSQSDSSMTRRYGGTGLGLAICRELAEGMEGTIDVESEFGNGSTFTVTLVMPTVNQDRLVEPIAIFPPPQIMIIDPLPASQHAIANALKPVQAKTMACSPNPADTSPSTIDTMLESELDLIICSGEIPDQVWNHCSTTKTPTLWIRSGTSTASVPAVPWLTEIRSPAMCPEILAAAAEMLQYPRRQVSDDDAPVPAIAPKNETIIERSPEPTETFNEPVSTDPPSRTRSPRILVAEDGVINREVISGILEMQAYVAVLAKDGVEAVEIADQEEFDICLMDVDMPRMDGIEATRMIRMRDIPTGARRFPIVAMTAHSDDQIWASCKEAGMDAYISKPIQPEKLFETIQALCNETAPPITTPV; this is encoded by the coding sequence GTGACAACGATCGCTGGTGCGGCATTAGAAAACGCGGATGGTTTCCTTCGCTTGAAGCAAATCAACGACACCTTGGAACAACGGGTCTTAGAACGAACTCAGGCCGCTGAAGATCGCGCTCGCCAACTGACGGTCAGCAACGAACAATTACTTGCTACCGAGGACAACCTAAAGCGAGCCATCGTTCAAGCGAACACCGCAAACGAAGCCAAAAGTCGATTCTTGGCGACCATCAGCCATGAAATTCGAACTCCGCTGAACGGTATTCTTGGAATGACGTGCCTAGCTTCGAAAGCGACCGAGGATTCACGTTTGATTGGCTACCTAAATTCAGTGGAACTGAGCGGCCAATCGTTGTTGACACTGATCAACGACCTGCTTGACTTCTCCAAATTGGAAGCGGGCAAGATGGAACTGGAACAGATCCCAACCGACCTATCCCAGGTCGCCGGGGAAGTCTGTCGCCTGTTAGCGGCGTCCGCTTGGCAGAAGAATCTGGAACTGGTCTGTGATCTCGATCCATTCCTCCCACGTACGGTCATCGGCGATCCCTCTCGCATTCGTCAGATTCTGATGAACCTGGTCGGCAATGCGATCAAATTTACGGAAACCGGACACATCTGTTTGGCGATTCGCACGGTTGAGGAAAGCAGTCGCAGTAGCACGATTCAGTTCACTGTCCAGGACAGCGGAATTGGCATCGCGCATGAGCATATCGATAAGGTCTTCGAATCTTTCTCCCAATCCGATAGCAGTATGACGCGGCGGTATGGCGGAACGGGTCTGGGATTGGCAATCTGCCGCGAATTGGCAGAGGGAATGGAAGGTACGATCGATGTCGAAAGTGAATTCGGCAACGGCAGTACGTTCACCGTTACCTTGGTGATGCCAACGGTGAACCAGGACCGACTGGTTGAACCGATCGCAATCTTTCCGCCTCCACAGATCATGATCATCGATCCCCTGCCGGCATCACAGCATGCCATCGCCAATGCGTTGAAACCGGTTCAGGCGAAAACGATGGCATGTTCACCAAATCCAGCGGATACGTCTCCCTCGACCATCGACACGATGTTGGAGAGTGAATTGGATTTGATTATCTGCAGTGGTGAAATTCCGGACCAAGTTTGGAATCACTGCAGTACAACTAAAACGCCGACCCTCTGGATACGTTCGGGAACGTCGACCGCGTCGGTTCCCGCCGTCCCATGGCTTACCGAGATTCGGTCACCTGCAATGTGTCCGGAAATCCTTGCCGCAGCGGCTGAGATGCTTCAATATCCTCGACGCCAGGTGTCCGACGACGACGCCCCGGTTCCGGCAATTGCCCCTAAAAACGAAACGATAATAGAACGATCGCCTGAACCGACGGAGACGTTCAACGAACCGGTGTCGACGGATCCTCCCTCACGCACTCGCAGTCCTCGAATTTTGGTCGCCGAGGACGGAGTAATCAATCGCGAGGTCATTTCCGGGATCCTCGAAATGCAGGCTTACGTCGCCGTCCTTGCGAAAGATGGAGTCGAAGCGGTCGAAATCGCTGACCAGGAAGAATTCGACATCTGCTTAATGGACGTCGACATGCCTCGCATGGACGGCATCGAAGCTACTAGAATGATACGGATGCGAGACATACCGACAGGCGCGCGGCGATTCCCGATCGTTGCAATGACGGCTCACAGCGATGATCAAATCTGGGCCAGTTGCAAAGAAGCGGGGATGGACGCGTATATCTCGAAACCGATTCAACCCGAAAAGCTCTTCGAAACGATCCAAGCACTATGCAACGAAACCGCCCCACCGATCACGACGCCCGTCTAA
- a CDS encoding Hpt domain-containing protein, with protein MIQTNPTGSPVIDREQLLARMLGSAAMAGRMLNRFVENSVSECDLLESAIRLGDRESIRSLAHRHRGTAQTMASEPIAKVAEMLESDAAQAQTSQQLDLLDQLRSLHRDIEKYVSAEFPQSPPTVESHGEKS; from the coding sequence ATGATTCAAACAAATCCAACCGGGTCCCCGGTCATCGATCGTGAGCAATTGCTTGCACGAATGCTAGGCAGCGCCGCAATGGCGGGCAGAATGCTAAATCGATTTGTCGAAAATTCCGTATCAGAATGCGATCTACTTGAATCCGCAATCCGACTGGGAGACCGCGAGAGCATTCGTTCTCTTGCGCATCGTCATCGGGGCACGGCGCAAACAATGGCATCGGAACCAATCGCAAAGGTTGCCGAAATGCTGGAATCGGACGCAGCACAGGCGCAAACGTCGCAACAGCTCGATTTACTCGATCAATTGCGTAGCCTGCACCGTGACATTGAGAAATATGTCTCTGCCGAATTTCCGCAATCGCCGCCGACTGTAGAGTCTCACGGGGAAAAATCATGA
- the fae gene encoding formaldehyde-activating enzyme produces MSERIVLRTGESLVAGGPPFTAAEPEVVIGELDGPVGTALATLTGDQSMGHSKVFAILNTDIQVRPVTLCVSKVTVKNSRYTNILMGTVQAAIANGVLDAVRAGDLPKDKVNDLGIICSVWLNPGVIKEDNLDHKALFDIHRKAMAQAIHKAMNHQPSIDWLLENQDKITHKYYQMGLDGKI; encoded by the coding sequence ATGTCTGAACGCATTGTTCTTCGTACGGGTGAATCGCTTGTCGCTGGTGGCCCCCCCTTTACCGCGGCGGAACCCGAAGTGGTGATTGGCGAACTGGACGGTCCCGTGGGGACCGCACTGGCTACGCTGACCGGCGACCAGTCGATGGGCCATTCGAAGGTGTTTGCCATTTTGAACACCGACATTCAAGTCCGTCCCGTCACCCTATGCGTCAGCAAGGTGACCGTGAAAAACAGTCGGTACACCAACATTCTGATGGGAACCGTGCAAGCGGCGATCGCCAACGGCGTGCTGGACGCGGTACGTGCCGGAGACCTTCCCAAGGACAAGGTCAACGACCTGGGCATCATCTGTAGCGTTTGGTTAAACCCTGGAGTGATCAAAGAAGACAACTTAGATCATAAAGCGCTCTTTGATATTCATCGTAAAGCGATGGCGCAAGCGATCCACAAAGCGATGAATCACCAACCTTCGATCGACTGGCTGCTTGAAAACCAAGACAAGATCACCCACAAGTATTATCAAATGGGCCTCGACGGAAAGATTTAA
- a CDS encoding OmpP1/FadL family transporter produces MKSPLLSTQELPGGEMLLQGRWFVWMCVFSLLSCVSDGQLNAAGTISNALSAREAGRGGVNLGFQDNGVLLMDNAAGIQGLIGDCDNCDTFIDVGGAGLFTNLTYRDSDNGRTNAADHPTGLGYLMLGKRLNEDIVVGFGAFTPAGFASDYELDGPAFLPGPQTYKSFGALARLLPGASVRLTDRWTVGGTIGLAISHVELEGPYFLNSAPLTGTPTNLDLQATGTAFTWSLGTQYQLTDKTTIGINYQSENRFESEGQAGVLAGPLGFSYYDIKLGMTWARSVGIGIQHKLDSRQRFGVDLEWEDWSSAFDNLNLTFTNPTSPVHRAVVGPTIHEVFPLQWKDAIIVSTGYELDVTDSQTFRCGYRYQDNPVPANTTTTYLQTTLKHHFSIGYGLEHRGWELDGAYQFAFAPEVLTGQSVYAGGDFSNAKITTQTHMIFVGAQRRF; encoded by the coding sequence ATGAAGTCCCCGCTCTTATCAACTCAAGAACTACCGGGCGGGGAAATGTTATTACAGGGTCGTTGGTTCGTATGGATGTGCGTGTTCTCCCTTTTGTCATGCGTTAGCGATGGACAGCTAAACGCTGCGGGAACGATCAGCAATGCACTTTCAGCACGAGAAGCAGGGCGAGGTGGCGTCAATCTTGGATTCCAAGACAACGGAGTCCTCTTGATGGATAACGCTGCGGGAATCCAAGGGCTGATTGGCGACTGCGACAACTGTGATACGTTTATTGACGTCGGAGGAGCTGGCCTATTCACCAACCTGACCTACCGCGATTCCGATAATGGTCGCACCAATGCCGCCGATCATCCAACAGGCCTCGGCTACCTGATGCTGGGCAAGCGACTGAACGAAGACATTGTTGTCGGTTTCGGTGCGTTCACACCGGCTGGATTTGCCTCCGATTACGAGCTTGACGGACCTGCGTTTCTTCCCGGACCGCAAACCTACAAATCGTTTGGTGCACTGGCAAGACTGTTGCCAGGAGCCTCGGTTCGCTTGACGGACCGCTGGACCGTCGGTGGAACGATCGGACTTGCGATCAGTCACGTGGAACTGGAAGGCCCCTACTTCCTAAACTCCGCTCCGCTTACAGGAACTCCGACCAACCTGGATTTACAGGCAACCGGAACCGCTTTCACATGGTCACTTGGTACCCAGTACCAGCTAACCGATAAGACAACCATCGGCATCAACTACCAGAGCGAAAACCGCTTTGAATCCGAAGGACAAGCGGGAGTTTTAGCTGGCCCATTAGGATTTAGTTATTACGACATCAAACTGGGAATGACGTGGGCACGTTCGGTTGGAATCGGGATCCAACACAAATTGGATTCCCGTCAACGGTTTGGTGTCGACCTTGAGTGGGAAGACTGGTCAAGCGCGTTCGACAATCTAAACCTCACCTTTACCAATCCAACCAGCCCCGTTCACCGTGCCGTTGTCGGTCCAACGATTCACGAAGTCTTTCCGCTGCAATGGAAGGACGCGATCATCGTGAGCACCGGCTACGAGCTGGATGTTACTGACTCACAAACCTTCCGTTGTGGTTATCGATACCAAGACAATCCTGTCCCAGCAAACACAACGACGACCTACCTGCAGACGACATTAAAGCACCACTTTTCGATCGGATACGGGCTGGAACATCGTGGATGGGAACTGGACGGAGCCTACCAATTTGCATTCGCGCCCGAAGTGTTGACCGGGCAAAGCGTCTATGCAGGTGGTGATTTCTCGAACGCAAAAATCACGACACAAACCCATATGATCTTCGTAGGGGCACAACGTCGGTTCTAG
- a CDS encoding DUF5658 family protein: protein MSCANFRSTFTNVFSGLVLILWLCCAGEVLGQQNRPRERAARPSGAFSTDMPTIDTENGYLFVNGQYVPTPYRIEFFSDSFKINGTVYAEDAFNLSSQSSQNSSFGRYGGRGKFRSSEAGPLDPWQRFAMQLGDLRSDGAMLLNDSKPSVAIAPGQTTFEFLQLATADDPAAIDDLDIDTLITKGPDRDTWIARIQEMEYSDQFEERAGEHIDRIESIKRSNYYASQANRWTARLQLPLTIFAFLLVVVALGNLMTSSQAVFASAAPKQATPESKDAWLSANRKTTITLLAIAGLMSLLDLVWTVLAYQTGATRELNPLGSQLIENGLTLFIAKLTITGIAISLLYWLRQYPLARRTIWWGCLTFTLLTARWLTFNSLFI from the coding sequence GTGTCCTGTGCGAACTTTCGATCGACCTTTACAAACGTTTTCTCTGGATTGGTGCTGATCCTGTGGTTGTGCTGCGCGGGCGAGGTTTTGGGGCAGCAAAATAGGCCGCGCGAACGCGCCGCTCGGCCCTCCGGCGCGTTTTCAACGGACATGCCAACGATCGATACCGAAAACGGCTATCTATTTGTGAATGGCCAGTATGTCCCCACACCCTATCGAATCGAATTTTTCTCCGATTCTTTTAAGATCAACGGAACGGTCTACGCGGAAGATGCGTTCAACCTCTCGAGTCAATCGTCTCAAAATTCCTCATTTGGACGCTATGGTGGGAGAGGCAAATTCCGCAGTTCAGAGGCGGGCCCGCTTGATCCCTGGCAACGGTTTGCGATGCAACTTGGAGACTTGCGATCCGACGGAGCAATGCTGCTTAACGATTCGAAACCGTCAGTTGCCATCGCCCCCGGGCAAACAACCTTCGAATTTCTGCAACTTGCCACGGCGGACGATCCCGCCGCGATCGACGATCTTGACATCGACACCCTGATCACAAAGGGACCCGATCGCGATACGTGGATAGCGAGAATCCAAGAGATGGAATATTCCGATCAATTTGAAGAACGCGCCGGCGAGCACATCGATCGAATCGAGAGCATTAAGCGATCGAACTACTATGCATCCCAAGCAAACCGCTGGACAGCACGTCTACAGTTGCCGCTCACGATTTTTGCATTCTTACTGGTTGTTGTCGCCTTGGGAAACCTGATGACCAGTTCGCAAGCGGTGTTTGCGTCCGCGGCTCCAAAACAAGCGACTCCGGAATCGAAGGATGCGTGGTTAAGCGCGAACCGAAAGACCACCATCACGCTCCTTGCGATCGCCGGGCTGATGTCACTATTGGATCTAGTTTGGACCGTCCTTGCATACCAAACAGGAGCGACACGAGAGCTGAATCCACTAGGAAGCCAACTGATTGAAAATGGCTTGACCTTGTTCATCGCCAAATTGACGATTACCGGAATCGCAATCAGCCTTCTCTATTGGCTTCGCCAGTACCCGCTTGCTCGGCGAACCATTTGGTGGGGCTGTCTGACATTCACCTTGTTGACGGCTCGATGGCTTACTTTCAATTCACTATTTATCTAA